The Pontiella desulfatans sequence GTTCAGAGTACCACTTAGTGCGGGACTTGATGGTTCCATTGTTGGCACAGTCCAAGTTGTATTGCCGTGGTGTCGGGTACTTTTCTAGCGGATGGTTAAGAATAGCTTCAGAAGGGCTTGAGGAGCTTATCTCCTCTGGAGGACGTGCCCGGTTAATTATGTCGCCCATTCTTGATGAAAAGGATTGGCAAGCAATTGAACTCGGGCAACAAGCTCGTGAAAATGAGATGCTCAAAAAGTGTCTTCACTCATCCGTGGATGAAATTTCTTCATCGCTCGAATCTAACACCTTGAATACGTTTGCTTGGTTAATCGCTGATGAGCTGTTGGATGTTCGGTTCGCAGTCCCACGGGCGGGTTTTCGTGGTGGGGATTACCATGATAAAGTAGGATATTTTGCGGATGAGTCAGATAATTATGTAGCCATTCATGGGTCATATAATGACTCAATCAAGGGAACACTTAATGGAGAGGCGTTTTCTGTCTTTCGATCTTGGTATGAGGGGCAACTCCCGTTTTTGGACAAGCATGTTGCTCGGTTAAACCAGCTATGGGATGATGAAAACGCTCAGTTTCACACCTTTAAATTGCCCGATGCGGTAAGGCAACAAATAGTCCAGCTACGATCAACGGATTATAGACCGTACACTACATTATCTGGCGGAAAAATAATGCGGATTCTGCTAAGGAATGGAGAAAGCTATATCACCGCATAGGCTCCAATCAGAAACAACGTCTACTGGAAGTATTGTCTGAGGGGAAAATTAAAGAGCATCATTGTGCTTCTGAAACTGGCTTGCTCACTCCAATGCTGAAGTCGATTGAGTTGGCTTTGTTCTGTGTTTTGGAAAATGGCGAGGTACGAGCTACATATCCAGAGGGTACATGAATGATTTTTTGTGGATGGCCGTATGACCGACATAATCAATACGCTGAATCCGATTATCACCCCCGAATTGTTCGGGAGGATACTTGAGGGCTACCCTCTAGATCCTCTGGGTATCCATGGGATTTACCACTGGCTGAAGGTTGCCGAGAATGCCCGTCATCTTGCCAAGGAGGAAGGAATCCAAAGCGATGTATTTCCCCTGTTTGCCGTATTCCATGATTCCCGCCGCCTCAATGATGGCCGTGATCCCGATCATGGGAAGCGTGGGGCCTCTTTCGCCAGAGAACTGCATGGAACGTGGTTCACTCTTCCCGAAGCTGATCTGGAGCGATTATGTTACGCCTGTGAGCACCATACTGACGTGGTACGTCACAAAGATCCAGTGATCGGGATCTGTTGGGATGCTGATAGAATGGATTTGCACAGAGTCGGGATCATGCCTGACGTAAAATACCTGAATAGCAAGACCGCTAAATCCGAATACTACGGTGCCAAATTTAAGTATGAACAACCCTGTCCCAGATGTGGACGGGATACAGAACTATTCTCAGGCATCTGCGCTGAATGCCGTGTGGAGATGGAAATCCAGTTATCGGAAACCAATATCGGATGGAAGACCGACATCTTTGATTAAGGGTGGTTTCGGGCTGAAGTTTAGATCGGATTAACTGCCCGAAATGAATCAAATTCCTTCTTTTTGACTTTGCTGAGACGGAATCTAAATTCATTTTCAAACTTTTTTAAGCCCCTTTTTCTAAAACCTGTCGAGGCTGAAAATGCATTTTTTGTGACAGGGGCTAACTTGGTAAAAATCCATGAAGGGCAATAATGCCAAAAACATTAAGTTTTCTAGCAAAACCGCATATTTGAGGCTCCTCTTATGCGTCCCTACTACAGAATTCTGAAATCTCAAAATGGTTTTTTCGCCTGAAAAATATCGGTTGCGCATCTGAAAATCTGTGGTCCCATAAGACCGTGGCACTACCGCCCGCAACCAAAACTGAAAATTAACCAAGGAGACCGGATATGAAAAAAGCTAAGAAACAGAACAACAAATACTGCTGGCACTACACTACTGGGGAGAAGTTTCAGGCTATCTCGGAATCCGGTGCAATTTATACTGAGGGAAAAACTACGCCGGTACAGATTCCGGGGCTGATCAATGCCGTATGGTTTTCCACGAATCAAAAATGGGAGCCTACGGCAACCAAAGCCGAGATGGATGGTGCCGGAGGAATGAAGCAATTTAGCTTTGGGAGGATGAGGCAACTTGGCGGCGGGCTGGTTCGGTTCGGCATTTCTGCTGATTCAAGTTTCTTGATGACATGGGACGAGTGGAAGCGGAAATGTAAATGTTCCGTAGGCATTATTGAAGGTATGGAGCAAACTGCTTTGTCGCAGGGATCAAATGTGAAGAATTTCAGGGCATGTCTTTCTGATGTCCCTCGTGAACTGTGGGAAGTTGTTGATGTGTGGGAAAATGGCAAGTGGGTGCGAGTATTCACTAGGGATGAGGAAGCTTCAGCCGCCGCTTAATCTTTGGGTTTCCTTGTTAGAATACTTCCCCGCCAGAGGCGGGGATGTCCTTTTCAGAAACTGTCATTTTGCCGAACATAAAAAATAATTTTTGAAATTTTTGCATTTTTGAATGACCGGATATCTGGGGGGCAGATTCCAAAACTGCCATTTTGGGTTCCTGAAAATCTCGGTATGAAAAAAATATAAAATTTTGATTTTTGGATGGTGAAAAGGTGATTTGCACATTTTCAAAATTCTATGCCCTGACGCTAAAAGGTCAGAATCCATGTGTCATATATTTTTTTCACGGTCGCCTTATTGAATCTGAATCGAGTCATTTTTTCAGCCACCGCCGGAACTTCCAAATCTGAAATTGAACCTCTTTTCTGAATGTAAACCTCCAGCCGTCCGGGGAGAACACTACACCTCTGTTCTTTGACATATTATTTAACCGGTTCATCTCATGCTCCCAGAATATTGGCGGCTACTTCATCCCAGTTGATGCCGGTTGCTTTTGGAAACTGAATAATCCGACCTTCATTGGCTTCTTCCGGGTTATATTCCTCCAGCCTTTCCACTTCAATCCACGGCGTATGGTTAAGGCTTTTTTCCCATGCCCATTCCAAAGCACGTCTGGCTTTTGCCTCCTTTGATGCCGGGACTATCAATTCATCAAAAACCTGAACTGAAGGTACATCGCACTTCTGAAGGATCTCCATTGCTTTGAATAGAATGGATGCTTCAATCTCCACGGCATTACGGCAGGCAGACTGATAAAACTGATGTTTGATCTTTGGGTTCAGGGCTTCAACTTTGTTGAATACATCCCGGTAACCACTTTGTGTTTGCTATCAGCTTGGGCTGAAGCTCAGGACTACACCAATATGGCATCCTCATTTGCTGTAGGTGGAATATCTACCAATGGCGAGTATTCAAATGTATCCTCATGGCAACAGCCGGTAGATCCTACTCAGTCCACAGGTGGTGATTATGTCAATCAGTCTGGATTCTTGGCAGGATTCATTGAACAGGATGGATCTGATATCGATGGTGATGGTC is a genomic window containing:
- a CDS encoding phospholipase D-like domain-containing protein — its product is MGDLQSLSLEAVYDSSEYHLVRDLMVPLLAQSKLYCRGVGYFSSGWLRIASEGLEELISSGGRARLIMSPILDEKDWQAIELGQQARENEMLKKCLHSSVDEISSSLESNTLNTFAWLIADELLDVRFAVPRAGFRGGDYHDKVGYFADESDNYVAIHGSYNDSIKGTLNGEAFSVFRSWYEGQLPFLDKHVARLNQLWDDENAQFHTFKLPDAVRQQIVQLRSTDYRPYTTLSGGKIMRILLRNGESYITA